The following are encoded together in the Prionailurus viverrinus isolate Anna chromosome B3, UM_Priviv_1.0, whole genome shotgun sequence genome:
- the LOC125168404 gene encoding olfactory receptor 4F6-like: MDGPNDSVVSEFVLIGLSNSWEMHLFLFGFFSVFYMGIILGNLFIVFTVIIDSHLYTPMYFLLANLSLLDLGLSSTTVPKTISDLFTDCNIISFPKCMIQIFFIHVMGGVEMVLLIAMAYDRYTAICKPLHYLTIMSPKTCVSFVVAAWIVGIIHAVSQFVFVINLPFCGPNEVDSFYCDFPRVMKLACVDTYKLEFVIIANSGFISMATFFSLIISYIFILVTVWKRSSGDLSKAFVTLSAHITVVILFFMPCMFLYVWPFPTSSLDKYLFIANFAITPLLNPAIYTLRNKDMRVAMRRLGKRIMDPTGI, from the coding sequence atGGATGGACCAAATGACTCTGTGGTATCTGAATTTGTATTGATTGGTCTTTCAAATTCATGGGAGAtgcatctttttctctttgggtTCTTCTCTGTGTTCTACATGGGAATTATCCTAGGAAACCTCTTCATTGTGTTCACGGTAATTATTGACTCTCATTTatacacccccatgtacttcctATTGGCCAACCTCTCTCTTCTTGATCTAGGTCTGTCCTCTACCACAGTGCCCAAAACAATCTCTGATCTTTTCACTGACTGCAACATCATTTCCTTTCCAAAATGCATGATACagatattttttattcatgtCATGGGTGGAGTTGAGATGGTGCTGCTCATAGCCATGGCATATGACCGGTACACCGCAATCTGTAAACCTCTCCACTACCTGACCATCATGAGCCCCAAAACGTGTGTCTCCTTTGTAGTGGCTGCCTGGATAGTGGGGATAATCCATGCTGTATCTCAGTTTGTTTTTGTCATAAACCTGCCCTTTTGTGGCCCTAATGAAGTAGATAGTTTTTACTGTGATTTTCCTCGCGTCATGAAACTTGCTTGTGTAGACACTTACAAGCTAGAGTTTGTAATCATTGCCAACAGTGGGTTTATATCCATGGCTACTTTCTTCTCCTTAATTATATCCTATATCTTCATTTTGGTCACTGTCTGGAAACGTTCTTCAGGGGACTTGTCCAAAGCATTTGTCACATTGTCAGCTCACATCACtgtagtgattttgttttttatgccaTGCATGTTTCTCTATGTGTGGCCTTTCCCTACATCATCCCTGGATAAGTATTTGTTCATTGCCAACTTCGCTATCACCCCCCTCTTGAATCCTGCCATCTATACATTAAGAAACAAAGACATGAGAGTGGCCATGAGAAGACTGGGCAAGCGGATTATGGATCCTACTGGTATCTAA